From Deinococcus aerophilus:
AACGCGCCTGTCATTTCGAGGCCATGGTCACGATTGCCTGCCTGATGGAGTGGCTCTGAAGGTTTGCGGACACACCCTAGCCGGACGTGCACCCGCTGGCCCCGCCCGCCCGCATGGCGGAAGGCGTTGTTCAGCGCCTCCTGCACGATGCGGAAGGCGGCCATCTTGACGCCGACGGGCACGGCCAGGGACTGCAACCCCACGTCCGGGGCGATCTCGACCTCGACTACCGTATCTGTGCGTCGGCGGTGTTCGCGCACGGCGCGCTCCACCACGGCCGCCACATCGAGGTGATCCACGTCCGGCAGACGCAGGTCCCGGGCCAGGGTCCGCATCTCGGTAAGGGCCGACGTGAGGCAGTGCTCCAGCGCGCCAAGAGAAGCCTGCACCCGTTCGCGCTCCTCGGGCGGCACGTGCCGGGCCACGCCTTCGAGGCTCTCCAGGCGCAGCAGCGCCACTCCGAGGTCCTGTGCCGGGCCGTCGTGCAGCTCGCTCGCCACCCGGCGCAGGAAGCGCTCGTTCATCGCCACTGTTCGGCGGGCCGCGCGCCTCACCCGCCCGCCCAGCTCGCGGTTCTGGTCCAGCAGCGCCTCCAGCCGGGCGACGTTCGCGCGCAATTCCGCACTCTGGCGGTCGATGGTGTTGCTGCCCCGGCGCACCAGCCCCGAGAGCAGCAGGTAGGTCAGGCCGATCACCAGGGTCACAACCGCCCAGCTGCGAAGCTGCGCCGCCCTCATTTCCCGGTCGAGGGCGTCCACCCGCTGGTAGAACTCGGCGACCGCCAGTACCCGGTCCGAGCCCTCCAGGCGAATGGGCGTGTAGATTTCCAGCAACCGCCTGAACTGGGGCCGCAGGTGGGCATTTTCGGAGTCGGTTAGCTTGGTGAGGTTCGCGATGATCTCGCCATGCCAAGCCCCGACTGCTCGTCCTTGACCTCGAACACCTGCCCGGCGTTCTCGCCGTACACCACCCGCCCGCCGGGTCCCCAGACCTTGATCGCCACGACCTCGCGCCCCAGCGGCGTATCGGCCAGCAGCCGCTCGATGGCCGCGGTGCGCTCTGGCGAGAGCCTCTCAGCGTGATCGAGTTCCTGAAGCTGGGTCGTGATGAAGTTCTCGACATACAGCGCAGTGGCGGCGGCGGTGCGGTGGACCACCCCGACCTCGATCTGTCGACTGACCCACCAGCCGATCACGGCGAGGCTCACCAGCAACACTGCCAGACTCAACGCGGCGTAGGTGCGCGCCAGGCCGCCCCGAGCAGGGGGGGGGCTGGAGGAGCGCCGTTTAGGCAACAGCCGCACGCTGGTCACTCCCCCATTGTGCGCCTCCTTGAGCGAGCGACCACGGACCTTGGTCGGGCCGCTTCTCCCAACACCCGCTGCTGACGCAGTTGGCTGCCCTGCACCTCATGGACTTGCCGGACGAACAGACTCAAGTGGAGGCACAGCACACCCGCTAATTCTCCTCCCTGGTCCAAACAGCGGAGCAACAGCTTAAGGCACATCAGGAGTTGGTCTGGTTTGAGCGTCTGCGGGCTGATATGGATAACATCCGTGAGTTGTTGCGGCGCCTGTTGATACGCGGAGAATGGACTTAGGTCAGCCAAGTGGCGAACAGCCTGTTTCTGTTCTGGTATGCCCAGGGCATGTTCGCCGAAGGGCTGAGATGGAGTGAGAAAACCCCACGGGACTGGCAGGACCAAG
This genomic window contains:
- a CDS encoding sensor histidine kinase, whose translation is MLEIYTPIRLEGSDRVLAVAEFYQRVDALDREMRAAQLRSWAVVTLVIGLTYLLLSGLVRRGSNTIDRQSAELRANVARLEALLDQNRELGGRVRRAARRTVAMNERFLRRVASELHDGPAQDLGVALLRLESLEGVARHVPPEERERVQASLGALEHCLTSALTEMRTLARDLRLPDVDHLDVAAVVERAVREHRRRTDTVVEVEIAPDVGLQSLAVPVGVKMAAFRIVQEALNNAFRHAGGRGQRVHVRLGCVRKPSEPLHQAGNRDHGLEMTGA